The genomic region TTTCCGAAAGATCCCGATTCTCCGGCGTGCGGGTTTAACCCGCAGACAACTATCTTGGGATCTTCGACTCCGAATCTTTTTTTGAGTTCCCGGGCGGATATGGAGACGGTCACATAAACGCTTTCTTCCGTAATCATGTCCGGAACCTCGCTAAGAGGGACGTGTATCGTCACGGGCGCGACGCGGAACCTCGTTCCTTCAAAAAGCATTACCACGTTTTCAGAACCTGTAAGGTCCATAAGCATTTCCGTGTGTCCGGGGTAGGTAGAACCGGCCATGTGTATGGATCTCTTGCTTATGGGAGCCGTAACTATGGCGTCAACTTCTCCTGCAAGGGCCATGGCCACAGCCTTTTCTATGCACACAACAGACGCCCTCCCCGCTTTTTCAGACCTCACGCCCGCCTCAACATCCCCCAAGGAAAAATCCGTAGGATCTATAATCGACAGGGGACCGCCCTTTCCGAACTTATAGTTAGCCTTCTGGAGCACCGGCTCGCTTCCGACAAACACGATATCGTATATATCCTCGAAGAAACCGTCGTAAAAAGCCCTTATGCAAACCTCCGGGCCTATCCCGTTCGGGTCTCCCATCGTTACAGCTATTTTTGA from Candidatus Dadabacteria bacterium harbors:
- the pdxA gene encoding 4-hydroxythreonine-4-phosphate dehydrogenase PdxA, which gives rise to MSGKSKIAVTMGDPNGIGPEVCIRAFYDGFFEDIYDIVFVGSEPVLQKANYKFGKGGPLSIIDPTDFSLGDVEAGVRSEKAGRASVVCIEKAVAMALAGEVDAIVTAPISKRSIHMAGSTYPGHTEMLMDLTGSENVVMLFEGTRFRVAPVTIHVPLSEVPDMITEESVYVTVSISARELKKRFGVEDPKIVVCGLNPHAGESGSFGNEEQEHIIPALERARAEGISVEGPLPADTLFYDALRGKWDLVVAMYHDQGFVPFKMLSFDTGVNVTLGLPILRTSPDHGTAFDIAWKGAARPESMIQAIKVAMEICDVR